In the genome of uncultured Sphaerochaeta sp., the window TCAACAGCTTTCCATCCTCGATGGGGCTGCCGTACGTCCTGTTCTTGTACTCGATGCCGACGCTCAGGTTCTTGTGGTTCCTGAAGGTTTTTCGGATGGAGAGCAGAGCCTTTGCAAAGATGTCTGCCAAGCTGTTGCTTTCATCGGCAACCAGTTTCATGATGCCGAAGAGACAATCCAGCTCGCGTACACGGTCGGAAACCTTGAGCAGCAGTGCTTTCTGTTCCTCTTCCAAACGGACACGCTCTGAAATATCGGTTGCAATGCCACGAAAGCCGGTGATCTGCTCATTCTCCTGAATCGGGGAAAGGACAAGATTCACCTTGAAGCGCATACCCCGGCTGTTTGCCATCCAGAAGTCGTCGGAAGCCAGTGGGATTTTGCGAGCGGACAGGTTGCTGAGCACCTGGTGGATGTGATCGATCTCATCAGGCGGGAAAAAGTCCTCAATGGTCGTGGGATGGAACTCATCGCTGTCAATCTGGCGGAACATCTCATGGGTTCGCCGGTTGTAGAAGGTGAGGTTGTGCTGCCTGTCGAGCTCTACGATGAGGCCGGGCAGCATGTTTGCCATCTCCATGAAGCGCTTGCTGCTGTTCTCCAGTTCGGTATTCTGCAAGCATGCCCGGCAGGCTGTTCCCAGCTTGTGGTTGAGCGGACGCAAGGCTTCCAGAAGGTCGGTGGAGAGCTCATCACCCTGGCGGTACAGTACCAACAGTCCCATGTCTGCAAGACTGAGCACATAATAACGGCCTTCCCCGACGGTGGTGACCAGGATGTCCTGCATCTGGCTTGCGTGGGAGAGCTCGTCCATCAGTGTCTTGAAGGAAGGTTGCCTGTCCAAGGAACGGGGAACGGCATAGGCTATATCCAATCTGAATGCATGATCGTCCTGCTTGGCAAGCAGGATTGCTCCCATGGTACACCCCAACTCCTTCAGGTACGTGGCCAGGCTCATGCCGAGCATCTTCCTCAGATCGAGCGAATCGCCGATGGACAACAGGATTCGGTAACAGATTCGTTCAATGTCTTGGGCCATCATACTCATTGCTCCTTATGCGCGTTCACTCTTGGTAGGGTTGCCGTACTTTGGTCAGGACGATGCCCTCAAAATGGGCATTGGTATGCTGCATGCGTTTGATGGAACGCTGGATGGCATCGGGTTTGAGGGTGTCGCAAGCGGTCACGAAGAGAATGGAGTCTGCATAGGAGGAGAGGATGTCCGAGTCGACACAGTCCTGGACCGGCGGTCCTTCCATGATGATCAGCGAATACTGCTGCTTGAGGTTCTCCATCAGTTCACGCATCCGTGCCGACTGCAAGAGGTCTGGGATGACGGCTTCGCCTCTGCGGACGATGACATCGACTCCGCTGAGTCTGGTGGGGGAGATGATCTGCTGGTGGTCGAACACTTTGTAGGAGAGATACTCTCCCAGACCATCTCCGATCTTGGGATCCTCGTCTATGAGGAAGGGACCGAACGGCGAGGGCTGCTCGGACTTTCGGATCTGGGCATCGATGAGCAACACCCGCTCATCCTGGCGTCCGAACACGGTTGCCAGATTGATGGCAACCGTGGATTTTCCCTCCCCATCGGTGGTGCTGGTCACCAGGAAGGTTGCACCCTTTTGCGGGTGAGCTTCCCTCAGGGGACGGCAGAGGATGCGGTAGGCCTCGATGTGCACCGATTCGCCCTCATCCGAAGGCAGGAGACGGCCCTTGTTGCGGATATAGCCGATGGTTTGCAGGATGGGAACCTGCAGCTTCTGCCTGGCATCCCCTGCAGATTTGATCCGCATATCCAAGGCGATGGATACCAGCAGCAGGGTGAAGCCGAAGAGGAAGAACAGCGCGGTCACGGCAACGGCAATGAGTCTGCGGTTGGACTCACGGGGGTAGAGTGGATTGATGGCTTCGCTGACAATGGAGAAGTCGGTATGGGGCTGGTCCTTAATCAGGCTGTACTGTTTGAGGACTTTCGAAAGTCCTTGCTCCGCTGCCTCGAGGGAGGCCATCGAGCCGCTGAGACGGGTATACTCCTGGGTGAGCAGGGGGAGGTCGACGAACTTGTTCTTCAGCTCCTCATAGCGAGCGAGAGAGTTCTGATACTCTGCCTTGGCTTCGATGAGCTGCAGCTCGCTTTCCAGCAATCTGGTCTGCAGATTCAGTGCATAGATGTTTTCATTCTGAGCCTGGGCGGCAACGGTGATGCGGCTGGAGAGCAACTCGTCAAGTTGCGCTTGTGCCTGCATCATCGCTTCATCGGGAGTTTTCTGGGCCATGAAGAGCTCATAGGCATACTTTGCTTGCTCGAAGTCGCTTCGGCTTGTAGTGCCGCGTACATAGCCATTCTCCGCTATGACGAGTGCGCTTCTAAGGCGCTCCTCTTCGATGGGATTGGTTTTGTTGGCCTGCAAAACCTCGATTTTCTGCTGTAGCAGGCGGATTCTGTTGGAAATTTCATCGGACGAGAGGTTGTCAGAGACCAGAAGCGCACCCTGATCCTCGGATTTTGAGCTTTCAAGCGATGTTTGGACGGCAATCTCCTGGCGGATCTTGTCCACCTTTGCCTGTGCTGTCTCTATGAGGTTCTTCGTACGGGCGAGGGTGGCTTCGAGG includes:
- a CDS encoding AAA family ATPase translates to MAHEPETKQESFHIPLELKTIVKSLRMRIGTIIALALLSALLGVAAALLLGNRQYEATTVLYYAPIESYVSDTFRIYQSVGSGTELTYDQGTGLMETTRTTDLVDYVNMVKIVTNLEELRRRLAIESTLEEIGSSINVDTAWDSNLMFISARSDQSEDAALRANAIRDIFLENSNRMIDQGIESKIADLTLQYETTAQDLGKARSAFADFTRKHGIKEITTEATQYTSELLALEATLARTKNLIETAQAKVDKIRQEIAVQTSLESSKSEDQGALLVSDNLSSDEISNRIRLLQQKIEVLQANKTNPIEEERLRSALVIAENGYVRGTTSRSDFEQAKYAYELFMAQKTPDEAMMQAQAQLDELLSSRITVAAQAQNENIYALNLQTRLLESELQLIEAKAEYQNSLARYEELKNKFVDLPLLTQEYTRLSGSMASLEAAEQGLSKVLKQYSLIKDQPHTDFSIVSEAINPLYPRESNRRLIAVAVTALFFLFGFTLLLVSIALDMRIKSAGDARQKLQVPILQTIGYIRNKGRLLPSDEGESVHIEAYRILCRPLREAHPQKGATFLVTSTTDGEGKSTVAINLATVFGRQDERVLLIDAQIRKSEQPSPFGPFLIDEDPKIGDGLGEYLSYKVFDHQQIISPTRLSGVDVIVRRGEAVIPDLLQSARMRELMENLKQQYSLIIMEGPPVQDCVDSDILSSYADSILFVTACDTLKPDAIQRSIKRMQHTNAHFEGIVLTKVRQPYQE